From Arachis hypogaea cultivar Tifrunner chromosome 3, arahy.Tifrunner.gnm2.J5K5, whole genome shotgun sequence:
CTCAGCATCATCTCCACCTGCAACCTTATCAACAACATTCTCGCCACCCTGCTGAATCGGATCAAAGCCATTATCGAGGCTCACAGGAGCAGGAGGCTCTAGGCCCTTAATCTCAGACTCCTCAACTTGTTCCACATTATCTCCAACAACAGCCACATTAGACCTCAAAAGGTTAACCTGCACAGAGTCAACAAGGGCGTCTCCACCACTAGCAATCTCAACATTACCATCGCCGCCATTTTCACCAGCAAAAGGCTTAGACTTACCATCATGTTCAGATTCCACAACCAAAGAATCATCGCCTTTCTGTGCATCAATCAGCGACTCATcattcttttcttcctcttcaGTAGCAAGAACAACCCTCTCTCCTTGTTTCTCCTTCCCCTTCAATTCTTGCACCTCTTCAACACCGACATCACCACCAGGAGACTCCATAACCACATCACCGGAACCGCCCTCCTTCACCTCGCCTAATTTCTCACCACCGCCGCCGCCGCCTGAACCCTCATCAGAAACAACCCCGTTATCGTtatctttatcatcatcatcatgagcaTGAGCGTGCTCGTCATCGTCGAGCGTTACCTTGGCAATAGGTCTCTCGCCGTCGGGGGTTGAAAATTGCGAAGAAGGTTCATCGGCATCAGCGAGTTCATCTTCCAATTTCGGGGTTCTGCCATCGGGATAGACCAGAATGGGCCTGGTGGGCTCCGTGTCGAAGTCCTCGGCGTCTTCGCCGCTGAGAAAGCCTTCGTCGTCATCTGAGCCCATAGCAGGCCCATTAACGCCGTTTTGGAGCTTGCGGTCGATAGCGGATCTTtcgagggaagaagaagaagagggtggaggcggagaaagagaaagagagtcaGAGACAGGGATAGAGGGAGAAGCTTGGGGAAGAGAAGGGTCAGTGGAGTccatggaagaagagaaagaagagatagGTTTTGTGGAAAGAAAGGGATAAGGTTTTTTGGGTTTGGGAAGTGggcgaagaagaggaggaaggggttttagaaattagaaAATGGAAATAGGCTTTTGATGTTGCTGCTGTTGCTACTaattatatcatatcttttaggAATCAATTGCCCAATCACAGTGTAGTGAATGAAGATTAGACCCAGATACATACCGTTTCCCTCTTTCGTACTAAAACCAGCAACCccttcagattttttatttttcttttcaagtgATATTTATTGGAAGAAtgctaaaaaatcacaaaaatttattattatttagttattatatttaaaagtatataataaaatatattattaaattattaaactaaaatagttgaattgataattaaataataattaaaaataataaattttgatagtcctaatatttctctttttataatttataagttgTATTGTTATTCagtaattaaaaacaataaatttgatgagtttggttttaTATTTTCATGCTTAATGTaagggatttttttatttaaaaatatgaagtTGTTTAGACACacaaattatatggtgagattttatgtatatttagcgccttgcaaaaaaaaaaaaaaaaaaaacctttaagtgtattaaataactttttttatgtttaaatatttttttttgttctgaaCATGGAAGTGATCTTGAACAATTAATTGAATAAATTTATACTTTCGCCTAAGTTAAAGTTGTAATTTATGCATTCACTTGTTATTATTGGgtaattaattgaaaaattttattttcatcttaCCAACTcggtttcttattttattttttaaaaatagcacAAAAAACAATCTATCTGTATATCTAGTTTGCTATGATCTTTGGTTCCAATAGTTTTTTCATCAAGAATTTTTAGTCactatcaaaataaatattttaatttttttatcatatttaatactctcttttatattttgagttttttacttcatttttattatattttttatttatatgataaatattagctttttcatattatttttctttagtattttaatttttcatacaTGTTATTATTGTTTAGAGTTATTATTTCttagttcatatgaattttttttatcatttattatattatttttttattttttattaagtcttttttatttttatttgaatttgttagtatgattttttatttttttttatattttttatttatataataaatattgttaactcttttttatattatttttaagtgTTCTGATCTATTAAGAATGTTATTGATTTTTTATAGTgtgcttattattttttattcatatgaatcctatgtttctatatttttattacaCTATATTTGTGTTTTgtataaatctttttttatttagctttattcatatgatttttaCTTgccttttattgtatttttacttaccttatatgttattttttatttaataagtaaatattaatGTTTACTATAAAATTGGTTAATAAGATAtgttcaaatatttaaaataaaataatagaataatataaaaatattatctaaatttatgtctattttaacaatttttcatttaaaaataattttaaatagtaCAATTcaaactatatttatttaatataatttataatgatataaaaattgtcaaacataaattacattatataaatttattttttattaaaatcaaatttaaaaaaaatcaatttgatGCAAACGGGACCAAACACACACTTCCTTCATTTCATGCAAGCATACTGCCTTCAAAATTCAAGTGTCCCGATTTTATCCTATTGAAAATTCCTTCTAATAAACCATTATTCGGACAGAATTTGTTTCGTTTTGGATATTATAGTAAGGCTTAGTTTAATAAGATTTTTTGAAGTGATGTTTAtgctttttaaaaatataaatattttattttatgtttagtaaattaaaacgATCATGTATTTGTATTTATAATGTATTTGTATTTACAATTTTTAAACTGTGCATGCAAGAGAGATTAAGATTGAGAAATTTTTGTAGTGTGTTGGTGCAAAATATATTAGATTGAGTTATATCTCAGTAGTATATGAAAATTGTATATCCAAATAATGGATTAATGGTATAGTAGTATAACAGTTACGCAGTAAATgagtcactttttttttttttaaccttgAAAGGAAACAAGATAAGCTGGAGAGTCTTAATCCTCTCAATAATCAacgcttctttctttctttccgtgTGTCCAAACTGCTCCGAGCTCTAAATCTCTAATTCAGTAACCGTACATGTCTGCTAGAAATAAAGCCAACATGGTTTAACTTTATATTACTAGATTATAAGAAACATGAGTACTTtgcttaaaaaaatttagtttgatTTTGACTGAGATAAATATCTCTTTTTCTAGTTTCTACTAAGTTTATATTTTACGAGAATAAAAGTGATTTACAGATGAAAAAGTCCTTCAAAAGTCAATTCTTTATATTTGGCTTGAGAAACTACTTTATTTTAATCAAACTTTAGCTTTAGTAGTTGACAATACTAAAACGTAACTAATAGACCAAAAATATTCAGTTTTTAGCGGCTAGTGTTTTCATTGGAATTGTCACCGGAAAGTGTAGAACCTGCTGCATGTATGTTTGCTAGTGTTAGAGAAAGGATAACGTGGTGGATGGGATTTCTTATGGTAGTTTTGTCATCATATCATgctcttgttttttctttttttttttttccccggCACTACGTGTTCCCAATTTCTCCCTCTCATTCCTCATCTGAATTGAAAGGTCAATAGTAGCTCCTACTTTCCTCATCCTCTAAATTATCCTAAGCTTTTATCAGAATATCAGAATGTTTGGcaataaattaagtaaataatATTCATATTTTAGCCGATGTAGCTCTCGAATTTTGTCACTGATAAGTAATCTGTTTACCAAAGACCATAGACCATAACATAGTTCATAAAATGGCCCTTCTGGTTTTTAAAAGTGCAcccaaaataattattatttgtattGTACTTAATGAAAATTTTAGCATTAtctttttgctaatttaatttgtatgcaCCATCAACTAAACATTCAATCTGTTTCATTACATcaactatttattatttaaaaggtTTTACAAACATCATCTTCCAGGgagaaaaaagatgatgatgatgattagttAGATATCCTTGTACTTTGTCATGCATAATCATTAAACTCTATATGCttgaaaagaaaacataaaccaaaaggagagaagaaagtcATTTACAATAATTGCAAGATTGAAGTACCATTCTGCAGTTGTCGACAACATTTTAGCAAATCAGTTTAGGTTCCACCTTAAAACTCCTTTTAACTTGTCCTCCGCTCTGACAAGAATGGATCAAAGGACAGACAAGTACAACAATAGTCTGGCTAAATAAACATGATTCAACCAAACTTTCATCATGGCTTAGGATAACCTCTAACCTCTCCAAAATACCAGATACAAAGAAATACTCATCACCATAAAAATATCCCCTACCAACGGCTTAAAAGGCCAATAATATCTGATAAAATCACTTAAATTTACATTTTACCAGGATGAATGTGAAATCCTAAGGTACTACTACACAAAAGATATACCTATAGAGCCAGAATGAAGCAACACAGAGATATCCGCGCTGGTGTTATTTTGATATTGCGATATACAACAGGTCCCCAACTGTCTAAGGTAACGTCAGTTTCACAGTTTTAGACTGTCCTATCAGATGAAGTGATATCACTTTTATCAGAATTGGGGTTGATATTGCACTGTGATTTGTCAGTTGATGCCGCATCATTATGTCCGTTCTCATTTTCCTTTGCATTTAGAAATCGGCCTCCACATCCTCTTGCTCTTTTCAGCGCATGCAAATGCCGAGATTCATGCAAGTATGGCTGCAAGATTTGTTTGAAGAATGAGTGAGTACCTCCATGGAGGTAGGAATTCCAGCATACATGGAAATATCAGAGTAATTTTTTTCATGAAGGTACAAAATCAACATTAGCATCAATAAGCTAGAAGACAATGCAATCTCCAAAATTTGTCTTTGCTTTTTCCTCTAATCAACAGATTCAGAGAATGAAATACCTTCCTATTCCTAATAGCTTTACGCTCTGATTCAGCTTTGGCACGGGATTGCCTTCGTCTTAATATACCATGATATTGTTTCGCATTTACAAACACAGGCTCCTCAAAAGCATCACTTGGCAGAGGAACACCAGCTTGCTGAATTCCCATTAACTGAAAATGGACCTGACACAAATTTTGGTAAGTGGATTATCAGGAAAAGACTCTCACATCAAGCACCACATGATTGCAAGAATCAACAATAAATATAAGAGTCTAAGAGAGAGAGAAAACCATCGGTTGTCCACCATAAGGCAGTTGGGCATAAGCTTGTGTATCATAGGGAGCAAAGATGCTTCTATAGTAAGGATCTGGATATGGGTAACCAGGTGGTGCCTTCAGTTAAaccagaaagagaaaaaaaaaatcagtaaaATGCGTCAAAAGTTTTAAATGGGAAAAAATGTCCCCACACACATTTTTTAGGTGGAAGGTTTTTTTGGGTGGGGTGGGGTGGGATCAGGTAGGGGAGATGATAATTCAATTGCCTGAATAACCAAGGCATATTTGCTACTTCAAAAGTGCAAATTACGTGATTCTGAACGAGCTTCTTACTTCTTTCATTTCACACCTAAATAACTGATACAATTTCCTGTTTAGGATCATCAACTCCCAGAACCACACACCAAAAACGAAAACATCCTGGTTTCATAAATCAACTCAACTAACCAAACACAACTTCTTAATTACTTATCTACATAGATAAGCTTCAGATCACAATGAAAAGGCTTAAAAAGATATTAAGTACTGACAATAAAAACAGCTGCAAATTATTATAAGATTGCAATTTTCTGGCACCTAGAAATACTTTCATATTACAATCCTTTAAAGTTAGCTTGTTACAAGACATGCAGAATTTCCCACCTTCAGAAGAAAAAATGAGAGTGAAAAGAGCCAATTTATTTGTGGTTTAGAGGAAGAATAAACCTTGGAGAAAATGTCATCATGACTTGATAACATTCAGAATCAATTTGCttcaatgacaaaaaaaaaaattgccatGTATGTCTATTTGTTATACCTACAAGAGAAGCAAGACTCATTGGATGGTGTCCAATGGCTATGGCCTATGGAAAACAAAATATTCTTTAGGATTTctcaaattaattaagtaatacgATGCCAAATCAATAAGGACCGAGATTGTCAAATCACTGAAGAAACATATTTTGTCTTTTAAGATATAATAAGAAAGCACATTGCAGACCAGAAAGAAACTTAAAGCTCATACCATAGCCAGAACATCTCCAAGCTGTGCAGGTTTTTCAAACTGAAT
This genomic window contains:
- the LOC112791289 gene encoding nuclear transcription factor Y subunit A-7 isoform X2, whose product is MTSANDITDNEADGKQQSESEMQSSSANGTSDPDTGSQNIQFEKPAQLGDVLAMAPPGYPYPDPYYRSIFAPYDTQAYAQLPYGGQPMLMGIQQAGVPLPSDAFEEPVFVNAKQYHGILRRRQSRAKAESERKAIRNRKPYLHESRHLHALKRARGCGGRFLNAKENENGHNDAASTDKSQCNINPNSDKSDITSSDRTV
- the LOC112791289 gene encoding nuclear transcription factor Y subunit A-7 isoform X1, whose product is MTSANDITDNEADGKQQSESEMQSSSANGTSDPDTGSQNIQFEKPAQLGDVLAMAPPGYPYPDPYYRSIFAPYDTQAYAQLPYGGQPMVHFQLMGIQQAGVPLPSDAFEEPVFVNAKQYHGILRRRQSRAKAESERKAIRNRKPYLHESRHLHALKRARGCGGRFLNAKENENGHNDAASTDKSQCNINPNSDKSDITSSDRTV